From Vicinamibacterales bacterium:
GCCATCTTCGCGACATCCGACTCCCAGACAGTGCAATTGACGTTCTCGATGAGGCGGGTGCCATGCTTAGGCTGCGCTGCACCGAGACACAACCCGAAGGTAACAAAGATCGCGCTGCCACCCCGACAGAGAAAATGGTGACGGCGGCGGACATCGAGCATGTGGTCGCCCGAATGGCAGGAATCCCTGAGCAACAAGCCTCAGCGTCCGACAAAGAACGTCTCCGTACGCTGGAGGAAGCACTGCAACGGGTCGTCTTCGGGCAGGACGACGCAGTTGCAGCAGTTGCCAAAGCGATCAAGCGGTCGCGCGCTGGCCTCGGACAGCCAGAGCGGCCAGCCGGCTGTTTCCTGTTCACCGGACCTACTGGGGTGGGAAAGACCGAGTTAGCGAAACAGTTAGCTATCCATCTGGGCAACGAATTCCTCCGTTATGACATGAGTGAGTACATGGAAAAACATTCCGTTGCTCGACTGATCGGAGCGCCACCAGGTTACGTAGGCTTCGAACAGGGGGGGCTGTTAGTTGACGCACTTAGAAGCCATCCCTACGCCGTTGTGCTTCTCGACGAAATCGAGAAAGCCCATCAAGATCTGTTAAACATCCTTTTACAGGTGATGGACCATGCAACACTAACCGACAGCACTGGCCGGAAAGCTGACTTCCGGCAGGTCGTGCTAATCATGACGTCTAACGCTGGCTCCCGGGAAATGAGCGCTGGTGCTATTGGATTTAGCGGGGGACGATCGAAGGCGGTGCGAGGTCGGATCAAAGCAGCTATCGAGCGGATCTTTAGCCCTGAGTTCCGTAACCGGCTCGACACGACTGTAACCTTTGGGGCACTTACACCAGACGTGATGGAAATGATTGTCGAGAAATTTATCCTTCAACTCGAAGCGCAGCTCGCGGAGCGGCGTGTGGCGATCACCCTCGAAACCGGAGCGCGCCAGTGGCTTGCCACAAAGGGTTATGACCCGGTTTACGGGGCTCGTCCGCTCGCTCGGATCATTCAGGCAGAGGTTAGAGACCGTCTCACTGAGGAAATCTTGTTCGGCCAGCTGGAAACCGGTGGCACTGTCCGGATTAGCTTGGCGGATGGAGACGGCCCTCTCAAGTTCGCGTTCGAGCCGAGCGCTAAGCCTTCGCAGACAGCCAACGCGGTCGCAGGCCCAGAAACGGTCGGCTAATTAAGATGATTCAGTTGACCACCACGATTCGGTAATTACCTCACTGGAAGCTGAAGCAGCCATGCTCAAGCGTTCAAGGTTTAGCCAGACGTTAGGGGGTTAGTAGTAATGCCAACACTAGGTGGCGGATGCCGGGTCATCGAACCCAACGAGGGACAAATTAGCTGTGAGGGTACTAGGCGGCGGTGGTGGACAGTGGGTGCAGCGGTAGCTGCCGCACGCGACATCGAGCAGTCGGTCAGCCAATTCGATAAAGGCCTCTCTCCGGGTCAAATAAATCCCACCAGCGAGGAGGTTCATTACGTCTCGGCAGGATCAGGCACCTGTTACGTTGATGGATACGGTTACCAAGTCAAAATTGGCTCCGCCGTTTACGTAGCACCGGGTAAAGAGTGTTGCTTCGACACGCCGACAGGCGACCTTGAAGTCGTGAGCGTCTGCTGCCCTCAGATTCGTGACTCGCGTTTCGACCTCCCGGCAAACACATGCCCAGCCGACTCTGGGGAGACCAAGCCCGTAGTCGTCGTGCATCAGGACAACCGAAAGTCGATTCCAACAGGTGACCGATGGTTCAAGTTACTCGTCGACAAGAGTGTCGGCTGCCAACACGTTACGCAGTTCCTCGGATTCATTCCCAAGTCCGAGGCTCCAGTACATCATCACACTTACGAAGAAGCGATTTATATCGTTGAAGGACACGGCGTGCTGTGGGCTAATGGTAAAGAGGCGCCGGTCGCGCCCGGCAGTTGTATCTACCTTCCCAGACGGGTTAAGCATTCAATGAAGAACTTAGAAGACACGCCTATTCGCCTGATGGGAGTATTTCATCCGTCTGGTAGCCCGGCCACTAGGTACCATGAGTAACACATAATCAGTCAATTCAACGTTATCTTTGCAAGACGTGCTAGGTGAGAGGTAACTAGTAAGTGTTGAGCGTCACGAACCAACAACTCTTAACTCGGGAGAAACTTATGAGGATGATCGATCGCCGGCGATTCCTGCATTTTGGTGCGGCGAGTGGCGTGTTTGGCCTTACGACGAAGCGAGCTGAGCAAGCGGCAGTGGCATCATCGCAACCACAGGCCTCAAGCGAACAAAGTGTAAAGCTCTACGGCGACGGTCTCGGACTAACCCCGGACGATTCAGTCAAGCTCTTAACGCGCCTCGTTGAGGAAGGAGAAGGGATCCAAGCAGATTCGTATTCCAATGGTGGAGTCGTCGAGGAACTAGAGCAGGCTTTCGCCGCGGCACTTGGAAAAGAACGAGCTGTCTTCATGCCGACTGGCACGCTGGCCAATCACCTAGCCGTTCGGATGCTCGCTGGTGGGCCTAGCCGGGCAATCGTCCAGGCTGAGAGCCATCTTTACAACGATACCGGTGACACCGTCCAGACCCTAAGTAACATCCAGCTGGTCCCATTAGCCCCTGGTCGCGCAACTTTCACGTTGGATGACGTAAGGATACTACTTGACCGCACCTCCAGTGGGCGAGTTGCCACACCCGTATCAGTTATTTCAATCGAATCACCAGTGCGGAGAAGGTCGGGTGAGATTTTTAACGAAACCGAGATGGATAAAATCACAGAATTTGCTCGGCAGAACGGTATCCGTACACACCTCGACGGCGCACGGATTTTCCTACAAACCGGTTTCGGAGGACGGTCAGCCGCCGATTATGCCAGGCCTTTCGATACCGTCTACGTCTCGCTCTACAAGTACTTCAACGCGCCATCAGGTGCGATTCTCGCTGGGCCGAGTGCCTTGCTGGACCAAATGTTTCATACGCGGCGTATGTTTGGCGGTGGTCTTGCCCATGTGTGGCCTTTCGCAGCGATCGCACTACACTATTTCCGGGGGTTCCCCGAGCGCTACGCGCGAGCTGTTCATGTATCAAATGAATGGAAGCAGCTAATCAGCAAGCACGACGCTTTTTCCATTAAACCAGTCCCAGCAGGCACGAACCTTTTCTTGCTTCAAGTGAAGTATCCAGACCTCGACCTGTTCCGTAATAAGCTCGCGCACCAAGATGTGCGTCTCCCAGCACCACTCGGTGATGGTTCTGGCTTCAGGCTAGGTATCAACGAATCATGGAGCCGCATAACCTCATCCGAACTGGCCGGTATGTTTGTGCAGGCAGTTGAAGCGTGAACCTTAAAGTCCACCGCATGACATCTGAAACAGGTATTCTTGAGGCATGCTGACTCTAATGCTGGCGCTGCACTCGTTGATCCGATGGGCCGCGATCGCGTTTGGATTCGTGATCGTCATCCGGGCATTGTCCAGTATGTCAAAGGGAAATTTCGAAGATGACGACGGAAGGTTCGGCCGGTTGTTCGCGATTTCGCTCGATGTCCAAATGCTCCTCGGTATACTCATGTATCTCTTCTTCAGCACCATCACGACATCAGCGTTCGAGAACCTGGGGAGCGCGATGAGTAACTCGGTAACACGCTTTTGGATCGTTGAGCATCCGACGATGATGCTCGCAGCTCTTGTGTTCGCGCATATCGGCGTCGTCCGGGTGCGTAAAGCGCCCGAAGCGAAGGCGAAACACCGCACTGGATTGATCTTTTTCGGAATCGCCATGCTACTGATCCTGCTCGGGACACCTTGGCCGTTCTCGGTGGCAGCAAGACCGATTCTGCCGTTCCTATAACCCTAGGACGGATATAAAGGTTGCGAGTTAAGGGGGCAGACCTCTCTGTCCCGTTGGGATGTTGTGTCACGCTCAACCCCAGGGATCGAGAACTAGTCAGGCGTTCGCCATCTCAGTGAGGTCGGCGGGTAGTGCTTCGAGATGCTCCCGAACACGGGCAAGGAACTGGAAGGCGGCCATGCCATCACTTGCACGGTGGTCGAAGGTAAGAGACATCATCATGACCGGCCTGATTGTGATGGCTTCATCGACCACAACCGGCCGCTTAATTACAGCACCGAGGCCAAGAATCGCCACCTCGGGCTGATTCAGAATGGGCGTGCCGGTGAGGCCTCCGAAGATACCGGGGTTCGTCAGTGTGAAAGTGCCACCCTGTACATCTTCTGGCGTGAGACGGTGAGATCGTGCGCGCACAGCTAATTCTTTTATCGACTTTGCAAACCCTGCGAGAGACCTCTCTTCAGCCTTACGGATCACCGGCACAATTAGCTCACCTGACTCAGGCAGCGCAACGGCGATTCCAAGATTAACCGACGGCTTCAGCACGATCTCGTCGCCAACAACCGAGGCGTTCAATGCACGAAACTCCCCAAGAGCTTTAACCGCCGCCTCTGCAACAAGCACGGTATAAGTAAGCGGTGCACCCACGCTCGCCTCAAAACGTTGACCGGCCGTTTCCATTAGTTCAGCAGCACGCGACATGTCGCAATCAACAATGGCCGTTGCGTGGGGACTGATCCGCGTGGACCAACTCATGTGGTGCGCGATCTTCTTACGCACTGCCGACATCTGTATCCGCTCATCTCCGTCCTGCGGTTGATACAGGTACTCCTTTGGAGGGCTGCCCGCGGAGTTATCCGACTCTAAGGGCGAGGTTGCTTGTTGGCGAATATACTGCTCGACGTCACGCTTTGTCACACGACCACCGTGGCCAGAGCCCTGTAACGTTGCCAATGTGTCGAGCGACATGCCACAGCGCTCTGCGGTCTTAAGAACGGCTGGGCTAAACGAATGCGACGGAGTCGTCGACGCAGACGGTTCGTCGGTCTTCTCGGATTCTCGCCTGAAGGAAATCACCTGGGACGATTGCGCTGCCTGAAAATGGCCACCCGGTTCATCCCCCTTCTTTCCATCCGGTTCACTTGTATCGGCCTTCGATTGCCTGCCTTCGCCGGGGGAGGCAGTTTTCACATCCTCTCCGGATTCAGTAATCACCGCCACAGGCGTTCCAATATCAACCGTTTCGCCCTCCTTCACAAGAATCTCGGTTAACGTCCCCGCCGCAGGAGCCGGCACCTCAGTGTCAACCTTGTCGGTCGTGATTTCAAAGAGAGGTTCATCACGGTCAACAACGTCGCCAACCTTTTTCAACCACTTAATAATTGTGCCTTCGGCGATCGACTCCCCCATTTGGGGCATTACTATTTCAATCATGATGCTGGAAGCAGGCTCATCTAAATAGGGTTAGTACTCCAAAACGTTCTTAGCGGCAGTATAGATCTTTTCCTCGGTCGGAAGCATCGCATCCTCTAGTGACGCCGCGAAGGGAGACGGAACGTCCAATGCGCCCACTCGTGTCACCGGCGCGTCAAGCACATCAAATGCCTCCTGCGCGATGATCGCCGCCACCTCACCACCGAAGCCACCGGTGAGCTGTGCTTCATGGACGACCAGTGCACGGGAGGTTTTTCGCACGCTCACTAGAAACGTGTCCCGGTCCAGCGGGCATAGGCTGCGCAAATCGACAACCTCGCATTCGGCACCCTCCCGCGATAATCGCTCGGCCACCGCCAGCGATTCGTGAACCATTGCACCATATGTTACAACCGTTAAATCTGATCCCTCTCTTTTGACGTCGGCGACACCTATCGGAACCACGTAGTCCTCATCAGGCACGTCCTCCTTGATCCTGCGGTAGAGGTGCTTGTGTTCAAAGTAGACCACTGGATTGTTGTCTCGGATTGCTGCAATCAGCAATCCCTTAGCGTCGTAAGGCGTTGAAGGCTGAACCACCTTCAAGCCTGGCACATGCGTGAACCACGCTTCGGGGTTCTGTGAATGGTAGGGTCCACCACGAAAGCCACCCCCCGCAGGACCTCGGAAGACAACTGGCATCGGAATGCCCCAGCGGTAGTAGTTCTTCGCGGCGTAGTTGACAATTTGATCGAACGCACAGGCAATGAAATCAGCAAACTGAAACTCGACAACCGGCCGGAGGCCCTCAACAGCTGCTCCACACGCTGCACCGGTAAAGCCACTCTCGCTGATCGGCGTATCGATTACGCGATCTTCACCAAACTCATCCAGAAAGCCGACGGTTACTTTGAAGGCCCCGCCAAAAACCGCAATGTCCTCACCAAGGAGAATCACGTTGTCATCGCGCCTCATCTCGTCGCGCAATGCCTGACTGATCGCCTCGAGGTAGGTGATAACCGCCATAGGATTACCTCACGGTGCGAAGAGCCGGTCTGTCACGCTGTCGGGCGATGCCTCAGGCTGTGCCTCGGCCCACACCACCGCATCCTCAATCGTCTGGACGCATTCATTGTTGATCGCTTGCACCTCAGCCTCGCCTAGCCCACCGGCCCCGGACAGGTACTCAGCGAACAGTCGCAGCGGGTCACGCCTCTCCCAAAACTCTCGCAAGTCAGCACTGACATAGCCCATGTCGTCATGCTCGCCGTGCCCGCGAGCACGAAACGTCTTGAACTCAACCAAATAGGGTCCATTGCCAGCACGCGCGTGATCAATCGCTCGCCTGGCCACGCGTCTGACTTCGAAGATGTCGTTGCCGAAGGCAACCTCTGACGGAATATTGAAGGCCGGTGCACGGTCAGCCACATTCTCAACCGGCATTTGTTTTTCAATGGTGGTCGAATAGGCAAAGCAGTTATTTTCCACAACGACGACCAGAGGCAATTTGTGAATGGCCGCAAAGTTGAGGCCTTCGTAAAAATCACCAGGACTGGTGGCCCCATCACCAGTAAAAGCGATATAAACCCGCGGCTGCTTTCTGATTTTAAAGGCAAGTGCGAATCCTGCACCCGACGGGATCCAGGAAGCCATCGAACCGTTATGGTAGGGCGCGATGCCGTACTGCCGGATGTCAGCAAAGAACAGGCCAAGTTCGCGGCCGTGCGCCGGTGGTACATCGCGGCCCAGCCATCGGGCAATAACGTGTTTCGGCTCGACGCCACGTAAAAACCATCCTGCCAAACCACGCGCGACTGTCGAGAAGTAGTCGTCTCGCTCAAGGAGACTGACAACACCAGTACAAATTGCTTCCTGCCCGATCGCCAGATAGACAGCACCGACGATCTTCCCCTGGCGGTAGAGGGCGGCCAGTTTCTGGTCGCAAGCACGAGCCAATCGCATCGTCCGGTACCAGACCGCTAATTGGTCACGTGAGATGATTTCGTCGGTTGCGATCGAGGTCCTGTCAAGTGCTGGGTCTAGAAAAATCTCGGACTTCGACATAATTACCACCGGTCACTGACTGTTACCCGCCGTCGTGACCAGGGTTCCCTGGTCGTCATACACATCAACGGGACCGAAAGAGGTTAGCGCGTCAGAGATCCGCTCCCCATCACCAACGGCGACAATGTGTAGCCGATCGGCATCGAGATACTTCATCGCAACTTCCTGTACTTGCTCGCGCGTTACCGACATAATTCGCTCGGGATACCGTTCCCAATAATCGTCTGTTAGGTCGTAGAGATGACGGACGACGGAATTGCCGAGTAAGGTGCTCGGCGACTCGAGAGAAAGTGCAAAGCTCGCAATGATCGATCTCTTGGCATCCTGGAATTCCTGTTCGGGAACCACTTCATCGCGGATTCTCTTCAACTCTCGGAGCAACTCGGCCAAAGCATCTCCAGTTACTTCAGTGCGTATCTCGGTGGAAGCCTCCCAATCACCGCGATACCGCAGCGCCGTGAAGGAACTGTAAGCGCCATAGGTGTAGCCTTTGTCCTCACGCAGGTTCATAAATAGACGTCCTGTTGCACCGCCTCCTAGAATCTGATTCATCACCGTGAGAACGTCGTAGTCCTGACTGGTGCGTTTAATTGCCTGTGTACCAACAACAAGATTCGTTTGGACAGATGCAGCACGGTTGATTAAGTAGAGCTTCGACGGACCGATGGGTTCAGGGTCTTGTACCGTCGGCCGTGGTCTCTCCGTTCGAGCCCACGCACCGAGGTGCTTCTCCACCAAGGTGCGCGCATCAACCATTGAGATGTCGCCGGCCATAGCAAACACGGCATGGTCGGGAATATAGTGCGTTCGGTGAAAGCTGAGCAGGTCGTCACGCGTGGTCCTATCGAGTGTCTCCGGTGTCGCCGAGGTTCGGCCAGCAGGATGGTTGCCATAAATGGCTCCATTGAGGCGTTCGACCGCCAGAAAGCCTGGCCGAGTCCTTTGCTGCATTAAACCAGCACGCTCACGGTCTTTAAACAAAGCGAGCTCCTCCTCAGGAAAGGAAGGCCGGAGTAGAACGTCGGCTGCTAGGGCCATCGTCTGTTCGAGGTGCTCCGTGAGGCTCGAACCGCTCATGCTCGTGGCCTGTAACGACATGTCCGTGGAGATGGCCAAACGAGAGGCATGGGTCTCAAGCGCTTCGGCTATTTCCACTGAAGAAAGGTTCTCCGTACCTTCCCGCAACAGTGACGCCGTAAAACTGGCTAGACCCGCATGATCGGGAGGATCGTAGTAGCCACCAGCTCCGATCAGAATCATCTGAAACGAAACGATCGGCACGCGCCGATCTTCGAGCACCATCAGATGTAAGCCATTATCAAGGTCGGCTTCCTCGGCCCTCGGTAAATTAACTTGGAGGATTTCGTCGGAGACCGGTGCCAAACCCTTGACTTCGGCACCGACGATTGATTGAGTCTGTAACTCCTTGGCCTGAAGGTGAACACCAACCAGCGATACAACAGCCGACAACATGCATCCCAATACGACGTGGGACCACCGTACGCACATCAGAAATTCCCCTGCCCCGGAACCTGGTCTGTTTGCGCACCAGCTGGCCTCGGGACTGTGATAATGACCGACCTGTTAGTTTCGTTGAGATAAGTGCTCGCCACCCGTCGCAGGTCTTCCGCTGACACCGCACCGACGCGCTCAGCGCGTGAGTTAATAAGCGAAGGGTCGTCATAGAAGAGTGCATACCGTGACAGAGTGATGGCACGCTGAAGTGAACTCCCTAAACTTGAAACAAACGACCGCCGTGCGCCATTGCGTGCTTTGGCGAGTTCCCAGTCCTCGACAGGTTCAACCTTGATCCGCTCGATTTGGTTGTAGATGGCGGTTTCGAGCGCGCCAATGTCTGCCCCGGGTGCGGCAATGCCGACCAACCGGAACAGGCTCGGACCACGGTTACTGACCGCAAACGCACCAACGTTTACGCCAAGCTGGGTATCCCGGACGATGGCTTGGTAGAGTCGCGAGCTCCGTCCAGACGACAGTATGGTCGCGAGCACACTGAGGGCATCGTGGTTAGCAGTCAGGCTCTCCGGAATGTGATACGCGACATCAATGCGCGATAAACGAGCCAGTGGGTCATCGTAGCTTGCCCGGCGCTCCTCAGTCTGCGGTAACTCTGTCAGATCCACAGTGGGCGGTTCGGGCTGGCGTGGAATCCGTCCAAAGTACTGCCGAACCTTCTCGAGTGCCACCTCGGCGTCAATGTCACCAACGAGCGCAAGAACAGCGTTGTTCGGCGCATAATAGGTCCGGAAGAACGACGCTATGTCCACCACAGTAGCCGCAGTGAGGTCAGTCATTGATCCAATTGTCGAGTGTGAGTAGGCGAAATTGCTATAAGCCAGTTCATCAATCGTCTCGAACGTGTGCCCGTAGGGTTGGTTGTCAATCCTGAGCCTGCGCTCCTCCTGTACCGCTTGGCGCTGGTTATCAAGATTTTCCTGGGTAATATCGAGCGAGGCCATCCGATCGGCCTCAAGGAATAAGCCAAGGTCGAGTTGGTTTGAAGGAAGCCGTTCAAAATAAAGAGTTCGATCCTTATCGGTCGTTCCATTGACGTCGCCACCGTTGTTGGCGATGAGTAGGAAGTGCTCGCCATCGCCGACGTTCTCTGACCCTTCGAACATCATGTGCTCAAAAAGATGGGCGAACCCTGTGAGCCCTCGGCGCTCGTTACGTGAACCAACGTCGTAATTTACAGCGATCGAGATCACCGGCGCCACGTGGTCTTCTGCGATGATTACTCGTAGACCATTTTGAAGTGTCGTGTCCGTGAACTCGACGGTCTGACCAACCACACCGGTTCCTGAACCGAAAATCCCCGTCGCGATTATGACCGCTTGCCAGTTCCATCGCGTGCATCTCAGCATGCGTTTCTCCCGTAAGACCTAGCTTCACCGAGTCTGTCAGCCACTACACACCGGCGATGGTTGAAGCCTTCACCGCGTCATCCACTCCCAGCACGATCGTCGCCATCGGATGGCCTTCGATCACGGAACCATAGGCATGGTCGACGTTGATGCCTGCATTGGCCATCATTCGCCCGACCGTCTTTAGTACGCCAGGACCGTTTGGCACTTCCAAGTACAAAATCTGCCGTGTTTCAACGTCGTGGTGCTGATCGCGGAGCACGCCTTCCGCGTGGATGTGGTTGTCAACCACTAGGCGGAGTAAGACATCAGCATCGAGACTGAACGCAAGAATATTGACTTGTTCATCCGACAGAAGCTGGCACACATTAGTCAGTGCGCCGGGATTGTTTGGGAGTCGCAGGGACAGTTCGGTTCGGACAGCCATAGTGTTCTCTACAACAACGGTGTAACCCTACGATCATACCCGCCTTCAAGACCAAGTGATACCAGTGTCTTGAGAACTCGCATGTGTGTAGGTACTGCTAGCTATGAACCAAGGGGATGCGCTAGGATCGGATTCTTATGACAGTTGCCACATCAACCATTCAAGTCGCCAGTCGCGTCCACGGGTTCTCCTACGCCATTCGGAACATCGTAGCGGAGGCTAAGAAAGTTGAGGCGGTCGGCACACGTGTCCGGTACCTAAATATTGGCGATCCGATTCCGTTCGGGTTTAAGACTCCCCAGCATCTCCTCGATGCCGTCCAGCGCGCGATGCACGACG
This genomic window contains:
- a CDS encoding aminotransferase class I/II-fold pyridoxal phosphate-dependent enzyme; protein product: MRMIDRRRFLHFGAASGVFGLTTKRAEQAAVASSQPQASSEQSVKLYGDGLGLTPDDSVKLLTRLVEEGEGIQADSYSNGGVVEELEQAFAAALGKERAVFMPTGTLANHLAVRMLAGGPSRAIVQAESHLYNDTGDTVQTLSNIQLVPLAPGRATFTLDDVRILLDRTSSGRVATPVSVISIESPVRRRSGEIFNETEMDKITEFARQNGIRTHLDGARIFLQTGFGGRSAADYARPFDTVYVSLYKYFNAPSGAILAGPSALLDQMFHTRRMFGGGLAHVWPFAAIALHYFRGFPERYARAVHVSNEWKQLISKHDAFSIKPVPAGTNLFLLQVKYPDLDLFRNKLAHQDVRLPAPLGDGSGFRLGINESWSRITSSELAGMFVQAVEA
- a CDS encoding ACT domain-containing protein gives rise to the protein MAVRTELSLRLPNNPGALTNVCQLLSDEQVNILAFSLDADVLLRLVVDNHIHAEGVLRDQHHDVETRQILYLEVPNGPGVLKTVGRMMANAGINVDHAYGSVIEGHPMATIVLGVDDAVKASTIAGV
- a CDS encoding pitrilysin family protein, whose translation is MLRCTRWNWQAVIIATGIFGSGTGVVGQTVEFTDTTLQNGLRVIIAEDHVAPVISIAVNYDVGSRNERRGLTGFAHLFEHMMFEGSENVGDGEHFLLIANNGGDVNGTTDKDRTLYFERLPSNQLDLGLFLEADRMASLDITQENLDNQRQAVQEERRLRIDNQPYGHTFETIDELAYSNFAYSHSTIGSMTDLTAATVVDIASFFRTYYAPNNAVLALVGDIDAEVALEKVRQYFGRIPRQPEPPTVDLTELPQTEERRASYDDPLARLSRIDVAYHIPESLTANHDALSVLATILSSGRSSRLYQAIVRDTQLGVNVGAFAVSNRGPSLFRLVGIAAPGADIGALETAIYNQIERIKVEPVEDWELAKARNGARRSFVSSLGSSLQRAITLSRYALFYDDPSLINSRAERVGAVSAEDLRRVASTYLNETNRSVIITVPRPAGAQTDQVPGQGNF
- a CDS encoding pitrilysin family protein — its product is MCVRWSHVVLGCMLSAVVSLVGVHLQAKELQTQSIVGAEVKGLAPVSDEILQVNLPRAEEADLDNGLHLMVLEDRRVPIVSFQMILIGAGGYYDPPDHAGLASFTASLLREGTENLSSVEIAEALETHASRLAISTDMSLQATSMSGSSLTEHLEQTMALAADVLLRPSFPEEELALFKDRERAGLMQQRTRPGFLAVERLNGAIYGNHPAGRTSATPETLDRTTRDDLLSFHRTHYIPDHAVFAMAGDISMVDARTLVEKHLGAWARTERPRPTVQDPEPIGPSKLYLINRAASVQTNLVVGTQAIKRTSQDYDVLTVMNQILGGGATGRLFMNLREDKGYTYGAYSSFTALRYRGDWEASTEIRTEVTGDALAELLRELKRIRDEVVPEQEFQDAKRSIIASFALSLESPSTLLGNSVVRHLYDLTDDYWERYPERIMSVTREQVQEVAMKYLDADRLHIVAVGDGERISDALTSFGPVDVYDDQGTLVTTAGNSQ
- a CDS encoding thiamine pyrophosphate-dependent dehydrogenase E1 component subunit alpha codes for the protein MSKSEIFLDPALDRTSIATDEIISRDQLAVWYRTMRLARACDQKLAALYRQGKIVGAVYLAIGQEAICTGVVSLLERDDYFSTVARGLAGWFLRGVEPKHVIARWLGRDVPPAHGRELGLFFADIRQYGIAPYHNGSMASWIPSGAGFALAFKIRKQPRVYIAFTGDGATSPGDFYEGLNFAAIHKLPLVVVVENNCFAYSTTIEKQMPVENVADRAPAFNIPSEVAFGNDIFEVRRVARRAIDHARAGNGPYLVEFKTFRARGHGEHDDMGYVSADLREFWERRDPLRLFAEYLSGAGGLGEAEVQAINNECVQTIEDAVVWAEAQPEASPDSVTDRLFAP
- a CDS encoding alpha-ketoacid dehydrogenase subunit beta; this encodes MAVITYLEAISQALRDEMRRDDNVILLGEDIAVFGGAFKVTVGFLDEFGEDRVIDTPISESGFTGAACGAAVEGLRPVVEFQFADFIACAFDQIVNYAAKNYYRWGIPMPVVFRGPAGGGFRGGPYHSQNPEAWFTHVPGLKVVQPSTPYDAKGLLIAAIRDNNPVVYFEHKHLYRRIKEDVPDEDYVVPIGVADVKREGSDLTVVTYGAMVHESLAVAERLSREGAECEVVDLRSLCPLDRDTFLVSVRKTSRALVVHEAQLTGGFGGEVAAIIAQEAFDVLDAPVTRVGALDVPSPFAASLEDAMLPTEEKIYTAAKNVLEY
- a CDS encoding dihydrolipoamide acetyltransferase family protein: MIEIVMPQMGESIAEGTIIKWLKKVGDVVDRDEPLFEITTDKVDTEVPAPAAGTLTEILVKEGETVDIGTPVAVITESGEDVKTASPGEGRQSKADTSEPDGKKGDEPGGHFQAAQSSQVISFRRESEKTDEPSASTTPSHSFSPAVLKTAERCGMSLDTLATLQGSGHGGRVTKRDVEQYIRQQATSPLESDNSAGSPPKEYLYQPQDGDERIQMSAVRKKIAHHMSWSTRISPHATAIVDCDMSRAAELMETAGQRFEASVGAPLTYTVLVAEAAVKALGEFRALNASVVGDEIVLKPSVNLGIAVALPESGELIVPVIRKAEERSLAGFAKSIKELAVRARSHRLTPEDVQGGTFTLTNPGIFGGLTGTPILNQPEVAILGLGAVIKRPVVVDEAITIRPVMMMSLTFDHRASDGMAAFQFLARVREHLEALPADLTEMANA
- a CDS encoding cupin domain-containing protein, with product MPTLGGGCRVIEPNEGQISCEGTRRRWWTVGAAVAAARDIEQSVSQFDKGLSPGQINPTSEEVHYVSAGSGTCYVDGYGYQVKIGSAVYVAPGKECCFDTPTGDLEVVSVCCPQIRDSRFDLPANTCPADSGETKPVVVVHQDNRKSIPTGDRWFKLLVDKSVGCQHVTQFLGFIPKSEAPVHHHTYEEAIYIVEGHGVLWANGKEAPVAPGSCIYLPRRVKHSMKNLEDTPIRLMGVFHPSGSPATRYHE
- a CDS encoding AAA family ATPase, giving the protein MFSASLELILSIAYREAESRRHADLTLEHLLYALAHDVEAEKIMQACGADLPALRHDLDNYLQRETERFPRHSPGEPVQTLAFRRVLQTAVLHVQSAGKDEVHSGDVLAAILQQTNCFAAEQLLAQGVTRLDVLNYISHGIAKVPPAPSRDGVTPDQTVHAGAEDDAPTVQRDPLAAFTVNLSERAAAGQVDPLIGRSVELQRTMEVLCRRRKNNPVFIGDAGVGKTALAEGLAARLLDTTVPAPLQGAEVFSLDTTALLAGTRFRGDFEERFKAVLASLRQHAKPILFIDEVHATVGAGATTGGTLDLATLIKPVLSAGEVRVIGSTTIEDFKHIEKDRALARRLQKITVDEPSPEEAIKILKGLHARYAEHHGIEYTDAALTTAVKLAGRHLRDIRLPDSAIDVLDEAGAMLRLRCTETQPEGNKDRAATPTEKMVTAADIEHVVARMAGIPEQQASASDKERLRTLEEALQRVVFGQDDAVAAVAKAIKRSRAGLGQPERPAGCFLFTGPTGVGKTELAKQLAIHLGNEFLRYDMSEYMEKHSVARLIGAPPGYVGFEQGGLLVDALRSHPYAVVLLDEIEKAHQDLLNILLQVMDHATLTDSTGRKADFRQVVLIMTSNAGSREMSAGAIGFSGGRSKAVRGRIKAAIERIFSPEFRNRLDTTVTFGALTPDVMEMIVEKFILQLEAQLAERRVAITLETGARQWLATKGYDPVYGARPLARIIQAEVRDRLTEEILFGQLETGGTVRISLADGDGPLKFAFEPSAKPSQTANAVAGPETVG